The following coding sequences are from one Petrotoga sibirica DSM 13575 window:
- the ftsY gene encoding signal recognition particle-docking protein FtsY, with protein sequence MGIFEKFKNGLSKARNTVFKNIKTIFSGKVLDNDVLEELEEILIMSDMGVEVSNKVLEELKSKYKTDNSYNDPLLLLRDILVENLHKDEVVNDFQQKPYVILVVGVNGSGKTTTTAKLSKMYSNQGKEVVLAAADTFRAAAIEQLKEWGNRLNTTVIAHQKGSDAAAVVYDAITHAKSKGKDVVLIDTAGRLHTKSNLMDELKKIRRVVEREVPGAPHETLLVLDGTTGQNGISQAKAFKEAIDITGIVVTKLDGTAKGGIAFAINHELNIPIKLVGFGEKEDDLQIFDPLSYCDALLGVDEVE encoded by the coding sequence ATGGGAATTTTTGAAAAGTTCAAAAATGGTTTGAGTAAAGCGAGAAATACCGTATTTAAAAATATCAAAACTATTTTTTCAGGTAAGGTTCTTGACAATGATGTATTAGAAGAATTGGAAGAAATTTTAATAATGTCTGATATGGGTGTTGAAGTTTCCAATAAAGTATTGGAAGAGTTAAAAAGTAAATATAAAACTGATAATTCCTACAATGATCCGCTTTTATTATTGAGAGATATTTTAGTGGAAAATTTACATAAAGACGAAGTGGTTAATGATTTTCAACAAAAACCCTATGTAATACTCGTTGTCGGAGTCAACGGTAGTGGTAAAACTACAACTACTGCGAAGTTATCTAAGATGTATTCTAACCAAGGGAAAGAAGTTGTTTTAGCTGCTGCAGATACATTTAGGGCAGCTGCAATTGAGCAACTCAAAGAATGGGGTAATAGGTTAAATACCACAGTGATAGCTCATCAAAAAGGTTCAGATGCCGCCGCAGTTGTGTACGATGCAATAACGCACGCAAAATCAAAAGGCAAAGATGTAGTGTTAATAGACACCGCAGGACGTTTACATACAAAAAGCAATTTAATGGATGAATTAAAAAAAATAAGGCGTGTAGTTGAAAGGGAAGTCCCCGGTGCTCCTCATGAAACACTGTTAGTTCTTGACGGAACTACTGGTCAAAATGGGATTTCTCAAGCAAAGGCTTTCAAAGAGGCTATAGATATAACGGGGATAGTTGTAACTAAATTGGATGGAACAGCCAAAGGGGGAATAGCTTTTGCTATAAACCATGAACTCAATATTCCAATAAAGTTGGTAGGATTTGGAGAGAAAGAAGACGATTTACAAATTTTTGATCCATTGTCCTACTGTGATGCATTACTAGGTGTTGATGAAGTAGAATGA
- a CDS encoding DUF2225 domain-containing protein encodes MKDFIRDFAVCPVCQKEFSFDKVASTSIKISSYDLDLKPEYRDINVSLYSLITCPNCYFTFLEKDKDYIYEYLTSQNTEKVKLFLNKINKLSLPEVDNFSSKTHEFYQVQLMLAANIYAILGLLSEVIKILIKFAWYYREQNEEEKELGILYYCGKIIEKNYQTFSEEDYIFSLFYLGYINYRLNNKKEAANLFDYLLKNYNNPTNPYLKAAKFLRGELK; translated from the coding sequence ATGAAAGATTTTATTAGAGATTTTGCAGTGTGCCCAGTATGTCAAAAAGAGTTTTCTTTTGATAAAGTAGCTTCAACGTCTATAAAAATAAGTTCTTATGATTTGGATTTGAAACCTGAATATAGAGATATTAATGTATCTCTCTATTCTTTGATTACTTGTCCCAATTGCTATTTTACTTTTCTGGAAAAAGATAAAGATTATATATACGAATACTTAACTTCTCAAAACACAGAAAAAGTTAAGCTTTTTTTGAATAAGATAAATAAACTATCCCTTCCAGAAGTAGATAATTTTTCTTCAAAAACTCATGAATTTTATCAAGTTCAACTTATGCTTGCTGCTAATATTTACGCAATTTTGGGACTACTCAGTGAAGTAATAAAAATTTTGATAAAATTTGCTTGGTACTACCGTGAACAAAATGAAGAAGAAAAAGAGTTAGGAATACTTTACTATTGTGGAAAAATTATTGAAAAGAACTATCAAACATTTTCAGAAGAGGATTATATATTTTCTTTGTTTTATCTGGGGTATATAAACTATAGACTGAATAATAAGAAGGAAGCTGCGAATTTGTTTGATTATTTGTTGAAAAATTATAATAATCCTACAAATCCATACTTAAAGGCTGCAAAATTTCTAAGGGGTGAATTAAAATGA
- a CDS encoding LysM peptidoglycan-binding domain-containing protein: MRKFIWFFLVGLVFFLSGCTVFQPTSQEPTLPNKDLELIQNHLDALDERLTQMEEKLNSLSDEIYQISKNNSYAYDMAKSLKDQYTYIDSRVVTLENYLYEGRSTESIDKLLDLDQRVQSLESQINNVSQKKVDNFTNTDLDKKLLQLEVQIAELQNVVNNIPKNDQKILLDTVNSLMEKVNNLEKSFKNSEFYFLENGNIKELVQQEVDKLNLEKYVENIVDYKTEETVSKFYYKNQTADILNVKTLENQISSLSKEVEIVKYDLQKVITQPPNSLTEKYLGQIQNIEIKIGQLYRSVGEAEASYLFENSNEVRYLVKPGDTLISISNAFNLGNKGVQIILQANNLQSTNIKVGQELIIPVNNIEKYIRWPFPKTSLSNYENIVVRFGERSAGGVSSGIGVLVQTEQVYPVLPGRVIETGKLPNANWYIKIDHGNSIVSVIGNLKTPYVDEGRWVDSNTSLGITQASSIVMVELWKNGEPRDPLKLFYNMIGDFQATYYTEWDDKLVYSPTFRLTRSGEKPTPYKTIAADPNVLPLGTIVYIPELSDLPNKGYFEVQDTGAKVLGNKIDIYVNDVRLANNSLQNLTVYVVGRKSNV, from the coding sequence ATGAGAAAATTTATTTGGTTTTTTTTGGTTGGTCTAGTATTTTTTCTATCTGGGTGTACAGTATTTCAACCGACTTCTCAAGAACCGACTTTGCCAAACAAAGATTTGGAGTTAATTCAAAATCATTTGGATGCGTTGGATGAGCGTTTAACTCAAATGGAAGAAAAACTTAATAGTTTATCTGACGAAATTTATCAAATTTCAAAGAACAACAGTTATGCTTATGATATGGCAAAAAGTCTAAAGGATCAATACACCTATATTGATAGTAGGGTTGTAACATTGGAAAATTATTTGTATGAAGGGCGGAGTACTGAATCTATTGATAAACTGCTAGATTTAGATCAAAGGGTTCAAAGTTTAGAGAGCCAAATTAACAATGTTTCTCAAAAAAAGGTTGATAATTTTACAAATACTGATTTAGATAAAAAATTGTTGCAATTGGAAGTTCAGATTGCAGAATTACAAAATGTTGTGAACAATATTCCCAAGAATGATCAAAAAATTCTCCTGGATACTGTGAACTCACTAATGGAAAAGGTTAATAATTTGGAAAAAAGTTTTAAAAATTCCGAATTTTACTTTTTGGAAAACGGAAATATAAAAGAGCTTGTACAACAAGAGGTAGACAAACTGAATTTAGAAAAATATGTGGAAAACATAGTGGATTACAAAACTGAAGAGACCGTTTCTAAATTTTATTATAAAAATCAGACCGCAGATATTTTGAACGTTAAAACTTTAGAAAACCAGATTTCTTCTTTAAGCAAAGAAGTAGAAATTGTAAAATATGACCTTCAAAAGGTTATTACTCAACCACCAAATTCATTAACTGAGAAATATCTTGGTCAAATACAAAATATTGAAATTAAGATCGGTCAACTTTATAGATCGGTAGGAGAGGCAGAAGCTAGTTATTTGTTTGAAAATTCAAACGAAGTAAGGTATCTAGTTAAGCCTGGGGATACCCTTATAAGCATTTCAAATGCGTTTAACTTAGGAAATAAAGGCGTTCAGATTATTCTGCAAGCCAACAATTTGCAATCCACGAATATTAAAGTAGGGCAAGAATTAATCATACCCGTGAATAATATTGAAAAGTATATCAGGTGGCCCTTCCCTAAAACATCACTTTCAAATTATGAAAATATTGTTGTGAGGTTTGGAGAAAGAAGCGCAGGTGGAGTTTCTAGCGGGATAGGAGTTTTGGTTCAAACAGAGCAAGTTTATCCGGTTTTGCCTGGCAGAGTGATAGAGACTGGAAAATTACCAAATGCCAATTGGTATATAAAAATAGACCACGGAAATTCTATTGTTAGTGTAATAGGGAATTTAAAAACTCCATATGTTGATGAAGGCAGATGGGTGGATTCGAATACATCATTAGGAATAACTCAAGCAAGTAGTATTGTAATGGTTGAATTGTGGAAGAACGGAGAACCAAGAGATCCTTTGAAACTTTTTTATAATATGATTGGAGATTTTCAGGCAACCTACTACACAGAATGGGATGACAAACTTGTCTATTCTCCAACTTTTAGGTTAACAAGGTCTGGAGAAAAACCAACTCCATACAAAACAATAGCAGCAGATCCGAATGTTTTGCCTTTAGGAACGATAGTTTATATACCTGAATTGTCGGATCTTCCAAATAAAGGGTATTTTGAGGTTCAAGATACGGGTGCCAAAGTTTTGGGGAATAAGATTGATATTTACGTAAACGATGTTAGATTAGCTAATAATAGTTTACAGAATCTAACCGTTTACGTGGTCGGTAGAAAATCCAACGTATAA
- a CDS encoding RrF2 family transcriptional regulator, translating to MSLTVKSSYALKALFELAVLAKDERREKVSIRELSERQNIPKDFLEKIFIELRDAGIVKSIRGKFGGYALAKNPEDLRLSEIIQVLDKPLQSFDCIVGECSMEIECAVEFVWKRVNNFILLELSKMTLQDIIDYGRKIAKIKRSENEGGRLKKINVQ from the coding sequence ATGTCACTTACAGTCAAAAGTAGTTATGCTTTAAAGGCTTTGTTTGAATTAGCTGTATTAGCCAAAGATGAAAGAAGAGAAAAAGTGTCTATCAGAGAATTATCTGAAAGGCAAAACATACCAAAAGATTTTCTTGAAAAAATATTTATTGAATTACGTGATGCAGGAATAGTTAAATCTATTAGAGGTAAATTTGGTGGATATGCTTTAGCTAAAAATCCAGAAGATTTACGTTTGAGTGAAATTATTCAAGTTTTAGATAAACCACTTCAATCCTTTGATTGTATTGTTGGAGAATGTTCCATGGAAATAGAGTGTGCTGTTGAATTTGTTTGGAAAAGGGTTAATAATTTTATCTTGTTGGAATTAAGTAAAATGACCTTGCAAGATATAATTGATTACGGAAGAAAAATAGCAAAGATCAAGAGGTCAGAAAATGAAGGAGGTAGATTAAAAAAAATAAATGTCCAATAA
- the mnmA gene encoding tRNA 2-thiouridine(34) synthase MnmA — protein MSNKKVLMLMSGGVDSSVAAYLLKEQNYQVIGLHFKTVSDVIFSLIPEKKKVCCSPSDTQDALKIANKLDLDDFQIVDIKKEFKDKIINYFINTYKEGETPNPCMLCNRFFKFGKALEIANTYGADLVSSGHYLIKEYSKKYSTYIIKKGVDQYKDQSYFLSYIDKNTLPYLYFPLGNMYKVQIRDIAKKIGLSVANKPDSQELCFIPDNDYRRFLKQHGVNPKEGKVYDLEGNEIGTHTGYMNYTIGQRSGISYYKNADVKLHVYKIIPQNNILIVAPTEKMYSNELIVQDVNFFVDFDQVEGFCRVRKKSEEKPAVVNKISDNTLKVSFKEPIFAVTPGQFATIYDESGVVLASGVIN, from the coding sequence ATGTCCAATAAAAAGGTATTAATGCTTATGAGTGGTGGGGTAGATAGCTCTGTCGCTGCCTATCTTTTAAAAGAACAAAATTATCAAGTTATAGGACTTCATTTCAAAACGGTAAGCGATGTTATTTTTTCATTGATCCCTGAAAAAAAGAAGGTTTGTTGTAGTCCTTCAGATACACAAGATGCGTTAAAAATTGCAAATAAGTTAGATCTTGACGATTTTCAGATTGTTGATATAAAAAAGGAATTTAAAGACAAAATAATCAATTATTTTATCAATACCTACAAAGAAGGTGAAACACCCAATCCTTGCATGTTATGCAACAGATTTTTTAAGTTTGGAAAGGCTTTAGAGATTGCTAATACCTACGGCGCAGATTTGGTTTCCAGTGGTCACTATTTAATAAAAGAGTATTCTAAAAAATATTCTACTTATATTATTAAAAAAGGTGTTGATCAATACAAAGATCAGTCATATTTTCTATCTTATATAGACAAAAATACTCTTCCTTATTTGTACTTTCCCTTAGGGAATATGTATAAAGTTCAAATAAGAGATATAGCAAAAAAAATAGGATTAAGTGTGGCAAATAAGCCTGACAGTCAAGAGTTGTGTTTTATTCCTGATAACGATTATAGAAGATTTCTAAAACAACATGGGGTTAACCCAAAAGAAGGAAAAGTTTACGATCTAGAAGGAAACGAAATAGGCACACACACAGGATACATGAATTACACTATTGGGCAACGTTCCGGGATAAGCTACTATAAAAATGCAGATGTGAAATTACATGTTTATAAAATAATCCCCCAAAATAATATTCTCATCGTTGCTCCTACTGAAAAAATGTATTCTAATGAGCTTATTGTACAAGACGTTAACTTTTTTGTGGATTTCGATCAAGTAGAAGGCTTTTGTAGAGTTCGAAAGAAAAGTGAAGAAAAGCCGGCAGTTGTTAATAAGATTTCTGATAATACTTTAAAAGTGAGTTTTAAAGAACCTATATTTGCTGTTACACCTGGTCAATTTGCAACAATTTATGACGAAAGTGGAGTTGTTTTAGCTTCTGGCGTAATCAATTAA
- the coaD gene encoding pantetheine-phosphate adenylyltransferase, protein MGIRDAAYPGSFDPITFGHVNVVKRASERFDNLYVVVVNNPNKKYLFSLQERMEMVKKDLDGIKNVVVDSYDGLLVDYLKKNKIYNLIRGLRAVSDYEYELQMANANHMLFPELEIFFLMADTEFSYISSSMIKEIASYNGSVSKWVSKFVEAKLQEKLLKK, encoded by the coding sequence ATGGGAATTAGGGACGCAGCCTATCCAGGTAGTTTCGATCCAATAACCTTTGGACATGTGAATGTTGTCAAAAGAGCAAGTGAAAGGTTTGACAATCTTTATGTTGTTGTGGTTAATAATCCAAACAAAAAGTATCTTTTTTCTCTCCAAGAAAGGATGGAAATGGTAAAAAAGGATTTAGATGGCATAAAAAATGTTGTTGTTGATTCTTATGACGGTTTGTTGGTCGATTATTTAAAGAAAAATAAGATATATAATCTAATAAGAGGTTTAAGGGCGGTCAGTGATTACGAATATGAACTACAAATGGCAAACGCAAATCATATGCTTTTTCCAGAGTTAGAGATTTTCTTTCTCATGGCTGATACAGAATTTTCTTACATTTCTTCATCTATGATCAAAGAAATCGCCTCTTACAATGGAAGCGTTAGCAAGTGGGTATCTAAGTTTGTTGAAGCAAAGTTACAAGAAAAACTATTAAAAAAATAG
- the tsf gene encoding translation elongation factor Ts, whose product MDVSIEKIKNLRASTGAGMLDCKNALEEANGDIDKAVEILRKKGAIKAAKKAGRVTNEGIVYSYIHHNEKIGVLLLLGCETDFVARTDDFHDLAKKISLQIASMKPKWISREEVPREIIDKEKEIYMEELKESNKPENIKEKIVENKLEKFYTENCLLDQEYVFGEGESIKDIISSMIAKVGENITVDKFARFAIGE is encoded by the coding sequence ATGGACGTATCAATTGAAAAAATAAAGAATCTTAGGGCTTCAACAGGAGCAGGAATGTTGGATTGTAAAAATGCTTTAGAAGAAGCTAACGGGGATATAGATAAAGCCGTTGAAATCTTGAGAAAGAAAGGTGCTATAAAAGCTGCAAAAAAAGCTGGAAGAGTCACTAATGAAGGAATTGTATACTCTTATATTCATCATAATGAAAAAATTGGTGTCTTGCTATTGTTGGGATGTGAAACTGATTTTGTAGCTAGAACAGATGATTTCCATGACTTAGCTAAGAAGATTTCTCTGCAAATTGCTTCGATGAAACCAAAATGGATTTCAAGGGAAGAAGTTCCTCGAGAAATTATCGATAAAGAAAAAGAAATTTACATGGAAGAGTTAAAAGAGTCCAACAAACCGGAAAATATCAAGGAAAAAATTGTAGAAAACAAATTAGAAAAGTTCTACACTGAAAATTGTCTTCTTGATCAAGAATATGTTTTTGGTGAAGGGGAAAGTATAAAAGATATTATTAGTTCTATGATAGCTAAAGTAGGAGAAAATATTACAGTAGATAAATTTGCTAGATTCGCAATAGGTGAATAA
- the pyrH gene encoding UMP kinase: MYKRVLLKLSGESLSGEGGKGFSEKTLTYLVNEVKKIHQLNIKLGIVVGAGNIFRGKELKDFRIQMADQLGMLGTVINSLYLKNVFESNGLKSIVVSPIVNLPSVMPLKYDFIEQCFEAGYIVLFGGGTSNPLFTTDTAAALRAIEMNADILIKATKVDGIYDKDPKLFEDAKKYDNITFEQAIKEQIKVMDTEAFSICKKNNLSILIINFFKEGNLLKAVEGENIGTKVNY; this comes from the coding sequence ATGTACAAAAGAGTATTACTAAAATTGAGCGGGGAATCTTTGAGTGGCGAAGGGGGAAAAGGGTTTTCTGAGAAAACGTTAACATATTTGGTGAATGAGGTCAAGAAAATTCATCAGTTAAATATTAAATTGGGGATCGTTGTCGGAGCTGGAAACATATTTAGAGGGAAAGAGCTGAAAGATTTCCGAATTCAAATGGCTGATCAATTAGGAATGCTGGGCACCGTCATAAATTCACTGTATCTTAAAAACGTTTTTGAAAGCAATGGTTTGAAAAGTATCGTAGTTTCGCCCATTGTAAATTTGCCTTCTGTAATGCCGCTCAAATATGATTTTATTGAACAGTGTTTTGAAGCTGGTTATATTGTCTTATTTGGTGGGGGAACTTCCAACCCTTTGTTCACTACGGATACTGCTGCCGCCTTGAGAGCGATAGAAATGAATGCAGATATACTTATTAAAGCTACGAAGGTCGATGGTATATACGATAAAGATCCAAAATTATTCGAAGATGCCAAAAAATATGACAACATAACTTTTGAACAAGCAATTAAAGAGCAAATAAAAGTAATGGATACAGAGGCTTTTTCAATATGTAAAAAAAATAATCTTTCCATACTGATTATTAATTTTTTCAAAGAAGGGAACTTGCTTAAAGCTGTAGAAGGAGAGAATATAGGCACTAAAGTCAACTACTAA
- the eno gene encoding phosphopyruvate hydratase — protein sequence MEKFYDEIVSVKAREVLDSRGNPTVEAEVTLSTGVTGSAIVPSGASTGKFEALELRDGNKDYYLGKGVTKAVNNVNNIIEQEVVGLNAFDQVNVDRVMLNLDGTENKENLGANAILAVSMAVARAAANSLGLPLYKYLGGVNAKVLPIPMMNIVNGGQHADNNLDIQEFMIMPAGFDSFKDALRAGAEVFHNLKNILKKEGHITSVGDEGGFAPNLSSNEEAIKYIIRAIQAAGYEPGKQIFIAMDAAASEFYNEETKKYSVDGKDMSSNELADYYISLIDKYPIKSLEDPFDQEDWEGYSEFTAKVGDRVQIVGDDLYVTNVKRLQKGIDLKATNSILIKLNQIGSVTETLDAIELAYKNNMTAVVSHRSGETEDTFIADLVVAVNAGFIKTGSLSRTDRIAKYNQLLRIEEELGTTAQYRGLNAFYSIKK from the coding sequence ATGGAAAAGTTTTATGATGAAATAGTATCAGTAAAAGCCAGAGAGGTATTAGATTCAAGGGGAAATCCAACCGTTGAAGCCGAGGTCACATTATCTACAGGTGTAACGGGCTCAGCTATTGTTCCTTCAGGTGCTTCAACAGGTAAATTCGAAGCCTTGGAATTGAGAGATGGTAACAAAGATTATTACCTGGGAAAAGGTGTTACTAAAGCGGTGAACAACGTAAACAACATTATTGAGCAAGAAGTCGTTGGATTGAACGCCTTTGATCAAGTTAACGTTGATAGAGTGATGTTGAACTTAGATGGAACAGAAAACAAAGAAAATCTTGGCGCTAATGCAATATTAGCTGTTTCTATGGCTGTGGCAAGAGCTGCAGCAAACTCCTTAGGTCTTCCTCTTTATAAGTATTTAGGTGGAGTGAACGCCAAAGTTTTACCCATACCAATGATGAATATAGTAAACGGTGGACAACACGCTGATAATAATTTAGATATTCAAGAGTTTATGATCATGCCTGCCGGATTTGATTCATTTAAGGATGCTTTGAGGGCAGGAGCAGAGGTTTTTCATAATTTAAAAAATATTTTGAAAAAAGAAGGGCACATAACTTCTGTTGGAGATGAAGGTGGTTTTGCTCCAAATTTAAGTTCGAATGAAGAAGCTATAAAATATATTATTAGAGCCATACAAGCTGCTGGTTACGAACCTGGTAAACAAATCTTCATCGCTATGGATGCGGCTGCTTCTGAGTTTTACAATGAAGAGACAAAGAAATACTCTGTTGATGGGAAAGATATGAGTTCGAATGAATTAGCAGATTATTATATATCATTAATTGATAAATATCCTATCAAATCATTAGAAGATCCTTTCGATCAAGAGGACTGGGAAGGTTACTCTGAATTCACTGCAAAGGTGGGAGACAGGGTACAAATAGTTGGTGATGACTTATACGTTACTAATGTTAAAAGATTGCAAAAAGGTATAGATTTAAAAGCTACAAACTCTATTTTGATCAAATTGAATCAAATAGGGAGTGTAACAGAGACTCTCGATGCAATTGAATTAGCCTACAAAAATAATATGACTGCCGTTGTATCCCATCGCTCTGGTGAAACAGAAGATACCTTTATCGCTGATTTAGTTGTTGCCGTAAATGCAGGCTTTATTAAAACAGGATCCCTTTCAAGAACAGACAGGATAGCAAAATATAATCAGTTGTTAAGAATCGAAGAAGAACTCGGTACAACCGCTCAATATAGAGGATTGAACGCTTTTTATTCTATTAAGAAATAG
- a CDS encoding uracil-xanthine permease family protein → MEDSTTKIVEVEEERETGTEFLYKLEDKPPFYETVVLSIQHVLAMFVGIITPPLIIAGVADLNPLETGYFVSMALIISGVTTFFQVKQLGPFGSGLLAVQGTSFTFVPMAIVAANVGGLPLVLGMALITSPVEMILSRFLTQTRKIFPPVVSGTVVMLIGLGLIRVAITDIGGGAGATNFGSAQNLSMALFVLLVIVIANVYGKGIIKVGAIAIGLVVGYLVAIPLGMVNFAPIVEAGWVTVPIPLKYGLSFNWALIIPWILAYIITTIETVGDLTAIAEVSCEPIEGEVHDKRLKRGVLLDGVGSALAAIFNTLPNTTFSQNTGVIQFSKIASRVVGYGVALVLILLGIFPKIGALVSVMPKPVLGGATIALFGMVAMAGMRIAVKDGLNDKKMFILAFSLALGLGVTFRPDIVNQLPEWMSVIFSSNITVGFLTAFILNLIIPEPKKMNQNKA, encoded by the coding sequence ATGGAAGATAGCACAACAAAGATCGTAGAAGTAGAAGAAGAGAGAGAAACAGGAACAGAATTTTTATACAAGCTTGAAGACAAACCTCCTTTTTATGAGACCGTTGTTCTGAGTATTCAGCATGTGTTAGCGATGTTTGTAGGTATCATCACTCCACCCTTGATTATTGCGGGTGTGGCAGATCTAAATCCTTTGGAAACCGGATATTTTGTAAGCATGGCTTTGATTATTTCTGGGGTAACTACTTTTTTTCAAGTAAAACAATTAGGACCTTTTGGTAGCGGTCTATTGGCAGTACAAGGAACAAGTTTTACCTTTGTTCCCATGGCAATTGTTGCAGCCAATGTAGGAGGATTACCTTTAGTACTTGGTATGGCTCTTATTACTTCTCCAGTTGAAATGATTTTGAGTAGGTTTTTAACACAAACTAGAAAAATTTTCCCTCCTGTAGTGTCCGGCACAGTTGTCATGTTAATAGGTTTAGGGCTGATACGAGTAGCTATAACAGATATTGGTGGAGGGGCTGGAGCAACCAATTTTGGGAGTGCTCAAAATTTATCCATGGCTTTGTTTGTATTATTAGTCATTGTAATTGCAAATGTATATGGGAAAGGTATTATAAAAGTAGGAGCTATAGCAATTGGTTTAGTAGTAGGATACCTCGTTGCAATACCGCTGGGTATGGTGAATTTTGCTCCAATTGTAGAAGCTGGATGGGTAACAGTCCCTATCCCATTAAAATATGGGTTATCATTTAATTGGGCACTTATCATTCCTTGGATTTTAGCTTATATTATTACTACAATTGAAACAGTAGGTGACTTGACAGCAATTGCAGAAGTTAGTTGTGAACCAATTGAAGGTGAAGTACACGATAAAAGATTAAAAAGAGGAGTTTTATTAGATGGTGTGGGTAGCGCTTTAGCAGCTATTTTCAACACCCTTCCTAACACAACTTTTAGTCAAAATACTGGAGTTATACAATTTAGTAAGATTGCGAGTCGAGTCGTTGGATATGGTGTGGCACTTGTTTTGATACTATTAGGTATCTTTCCTAAGATTGGTGCTTTAGTGAGTGTTATGCCTAAACCTGTTTTAGGGGGGGCGACTATAGCACTCTTTGGAATGGTTGCAATGGCAGGGATGAGAATAGCGGTAAAAGATGGACTAAACGATAAAAAAATGTTTATATTAGCATTTTCTTTAGCTTTGGGATTAGGAGTTACATTTAGGCCCGATATAGTGAATCAATTACCTGAATGGATGTCAGTTATCTTTTCTTCTAACATTACTGTTGGATTTTTAACCGCTTTTATTTTAAATCTCATTATACCAGAACCCAAAAAAATGAATCAGAATAAGGCCTGA